In the genome of Geotrypetes seraphini chromosome 14, aGeoSer1.1, whole genome shotgun sequence, one region contains:
- the RGMA gene encoding repulsive guidance molecule A isoform X2 has translation MRKGETTEDKASFQCRILKCTSDFWAATSGPHHLGAEEAPEYCIALRAYAHCTRRTARTCRGDLAYHSAVHGIEDLMNNHNCSKDGPTSQPRLRTLPAGDSQERSDSPEICHYEKSFHKHSAPPNYTHCGLFGDPHLRTFTDSFQTCKIQGAWPLIDNNYLYVQVTNTPVLPGSTATATSKITIIFKNFQECVDQKEYQAEMDELPTAFTDGSKNGGDKSGANSLKIIEKVAGQHIEIQAKYIGTTIVVRQVGRYLTFAVRMPEEVVNAVEDKDNQGLHLCLRGCPLNQQIDFQNFHTQAAESRPRRQGSATVEPFTYEMATAKCKEKLPVEDLYFQSCVFDLLTTGDVNFTLAAYYAFEDVKTLHSNKDKIHIFERTRDLRPGNRASRQGSGLAKLFVTLMCLIQYFAVLL, from the exons caagcttccaatgcaggatcTTAAAGTGCACCTCTGATTTCTGGGCAGCAACATCGGGCCCGCATCACCTGGGCGCAGAGGAAGCACCCGAGTACTGTATAGCGCTCCGTGCATATGCCCACTGCACCCGCCGGACCGCCCGCACTTGTCGAGGTGACTTGGCCTATCACTCAGCTGTCCACGGCATAGAGGACCTGATGAACAACCACAACTGCTCAAAAGATGGCCCCACCTCCCAGCCTCGTCTGCGAACGTTGCCCGCAGGGGATAGCCAGGAGCGATCCGACAGCCCAGAGATCTGCCATTACGAGAAGAGTTTTCATAAACACTCGGCCCCCCCGAACTATACCCACTGCGGTCTTTTTGGGGATCCCCACCTTAGGACTTTCACCGACAGCTTTCAGACCTGCAAAATACAAGGGGCTTGGCCGCTGATAGACAACAATTACCTGTATGTACAAGTCACCAACACACCTGTCTTACCTGGATCGACAGCAACTGCAACGAGCAAG aTCACTATAATTTTCAAAAACTTCCAGGAGTGTGTAGACCAGAAGGAATACCAAGCAGAAATGGATGAACTTCCCACAGCTTTCACAGATGGCTCCAAAAATGGAGGAGACAAGAGTGGTGCCAACAGCCTAAAAATCATCGAGAAGGTTGCCGGTCAACACATCGAGATTCAGGCCAAGTACATTGGCACGACCATCGTAGTGAGGCAAGTGGGCCGCTACCTGACTTTTGCTGTGCGGAtgccagaagaggtggtgaacgCGGTCGAAGATAAAGACAACCAGGGACTCCACCTCTGCCTCCGAGGATGCCCACTTAACCAGCAGATTGACTTCCAAAACTTCCATACGCAGGCTGCAGAGAGCCGGCCACGGAGGCAAGGATCGGCAACCGTGGAGCCCTTCACTTACGAAATGGCCACAGCGAAATGCAAGGAGAAGTTGCCTGTAGAAGACCTTTACTTCCAGTCATGCGTGTTTGACCTGTTAACCACAGGGGATGTGAATTTCACACTTGCTGCTTATTATGCCTTTGAGGACGTCAAAACTTTACACTCCAACAAGGACAAAATTCATATTTTTGAGAGGACAAGGGACCTGAGGCCAGGCAATAGAGCCTCCAGGCAAGGCTCTGGATTGGCTAAGCTCTTTGTAACACTGATGTGTTTGATTCAGTACTTTGCAGTATTGCTATAG
- the RGMA gene encoding repulsive guidance molecule A isoform X1, whose translation MQPLRERIAVLARAGWMGMGRGAGPTALGFVQIFAAFLCIFPAASFQCRILKCTSDFWAATSGPHHLGAEEAPEYCIALRAYAHCTRRTARTCRGDLAYHSAVHGIEDLMNNHNCSKDGPTSQPRLRTLPAGDSQERSDSPEICHYEKSFHKHSAPPNYTHCGLFGDPHLRTFTDSFQTCKIQGAWPLIDNNYLYVQVTNTPVLPGSTATATSKITIIFKNFQECVDQKEYQAEMDELPTAFTDGSKNGGDKSGANSLKIIEKVAGQHIEIQAKYIGTTIVVRQVGRYLTFAVRMPEEVVNAVEDKDNQGLHLCLRGCPLNQQIDFQNFHTQAAESRPRRQGSATVEPFTYEMATAKCKEKLPVEDLYFQSCVFDLLTTGDVNFTLAAYYAFEDVKTLHSNKDKIHIFERTRDLRPGNRASRQGSGLAKLFVTLMCLIQYFAVLL comes from the exons caagcttccaatgcaggatcTTAAAGTGCACCTCTGATTTCTGGGCAGCAACATCGGGCCCGCATCACCTGGGCGCAGAGGAAGCACCCGAGTACTGTATAGCGCTCCGTGCATATGCCCACTGCACCCGCCGGACCGCCCGCACTTGTCGAGGTGACTTGGCCTATCACTCAGCTGTCCACGGCATAGAGGACCTGATGAACAACCACAACTGCTCAAAAGATGGCCCCACCTCCCAGCCTCGTCTGCGAACGTTGCCCGCAGGGGATAGCCAGGAGCGATCCGACAGCCCAGAGATCTGCCATTACGAGAAGAGTTTTCATAAACACTCGGCCCCCCCGAACTATACCCACTGCGGTCTTTTTGGGGATCCCCACCTTAGGACTTTCACCGACAGCTTTCAGACCTGCAAAATACAAGGGGCTTGGCCGCTGATAGACAACAATTACCTGTATGTACAAGTCACCAACACACCTGTCTTACCTGGATCGACAGCAACTGCAACGAGCAAG aTCACTATAATTTTCAAAAACTTCCAGGAGTGTGTAGACCAGAAGGAATACCAAGCAGAAATGGATGAACTTCCCACAGCTTTCACAGATGGCTCCAAAAATGGAGGAGACAAGAGTGGTGCCAACAGCCTAAAAATCATCGAGAAGGTTGCCGGTCAACACATCGAGATTCAGGCCAAGTACATTGGCACGACCATCGTAGTGAGGCAAGTGGGCCGCTACCTGACTTTTGCTGTGCGGAtgccagaagaggtggtgaacgCGGTCGAAGATAAAGACAACCAGGGACTCCACCTCTGCCTCCGAGGATGCCCACTTAACCAGCAGATTGACTTCCAAAACTTCCATACGCAGGCTGCAGAGAGCCGGCCACGGAGGCAAGGATCGGCAACCGTGGAGCCCTTCACTTACGAAATGGCCACAGCGAAATGCAAGGAGAAGTTGCCTGTAGAAGACCTTTACTTCCAGTCATGCGTGTTTGACCTGTTAACCACAGGGGATGTGAATTTCACACTTGCTGCTTATTATGCCTTTGAGGACGTCAAAACTTTACACTCCAACAAGGACAAAATTCATATTTTTGAGAGGACAAGGGACCTGAGGCCAGGCAATAGAGCCTCCAGGCAAGGCTCTGGATTGGCTAAGCTCTTTGTAACACTGATGTGTTTGATTCAGTACTTTGCAGTATTGCTATAG
- the RGMA gene encoding repulsive guidance molecule A isoform X3 translates to MKAQWMPVQASFQCRILKCTSDFWAATSGPHHLGAEEAPEYCIALRAYAHCTRRTARTCRGDLAYHSAVHGIEDLMNNHNCSKDGPTSQPRLRTLPAGDSQERSDSPEICHYEKSFHKHSAPPNYTHCGLFGDPHLRTFTDSFQTCKIQGAWPLIDNNYLYVQVTNTPVLPGSTATATSKITIIFKNFQECVDQKEYQAEMDELPTAFTDGSKNGGDKSGANSLKIIEKVAGQHIEIQAKYIGTTIVVRQVGRYLTFAVRMPEEVVNAVEDKDNQGLHLCLRGCPLNQQIDFQNFHTQAAESRPRRQGSATVEPFTYEMATAKCKEKLPVEDLYFQSCVFDLLTTGDVNFTLAAYYAFEDVKTLHSNKDKIHIFERTRDLRPGNRASRQGSGLAKLFVTLMCLIQYFAVLL, encoded by the exons caagcttccaatgcaggatcTTAAAGTGCACCTCTGATTTCTGGGCAGCAACATCGGGCCCGCATCACCTGGGCGCAGAGGAAGCACCCGAGTACTGTATAGCGCTCCGTGCATATGCCCACTGCACCCGCCGGACCGCCCGCACTTGTCGAGGTGACTTGGCCTATCACTCAGCTGTCCACGGCATAGAGGACCTGATGAACAACCACAACTGCTCAAAAGATGGCCCCACCTCCCAGCCTCGTCTGCGAACGTTGCCCGCAGGGGATAGCCAGGAGCGATCCGACAGCCCAGAGATCTGCCATTACGAGAAGAGTTTTCATAAACACTCGGCCCCCCCGAACTATACCCACTGCGGTCTTTTTGGGGATCCCCACCTTAGGACTTTCACCGACAGCTTTCAGACCTGCAAAATACAAGGGGCTTGGCCGCTGATAGACAACAATTACCTGTATGTACAAGTCACCAACACACCTGTCTTACCTGGATCGACAGCAACTGCAACGAGCAAG aTCACTATAATTTTCAAAAACTTCCAGGAGTGTGTAGACCAGAAGGAATACCAAGCAGAAATGGATGAACTTCCCACAGCTTTCACAGATGGCTCCAAAAATGGAGGAGACAAGAGTGGTGCCAACAGCCTAAAAATCATCGAGAAGGTTGCCGGTCAACACATCGAGATTCAGGCCAAGTACATTGGCACGACCATCGTAGTGAGGCAAGTGGGCCGCTACCTGACTTTTGCTGTGCGGAtgccagaagaggtggtgaacgCGGTCGAAGATAAAGACAACCAGGGACTCCACCTCTGCCTCCGAGGATGCCCACTTAACCAGCAGATTGACTTCCAAAACTTCCATACGCAGGCTGCAGAGAGCCGGCCACGGAGGCAAGGATCGGCAACCGTGGAGCCCTTCACTTACGAAATGGCCACAGCGAAATGCAAGGAGAAGTTGCCTGTAGAAGACCTTTACTTCCAGTCATGCGTGTTTGACCTGTTAACCACAGGGGATGTGAATTTCACACTTGCTGCTTATTATGCCTTTGAGGACGTCAAAACTTTACACTCCAACAAGGACAAAATTCATATTTTTGAGAGGACAAGGGACCTGAGGCCAGGCAATAGAGCCTCCAGGCAAGGCTCTGGATTGGCTAAGCTCTTTGTAACACTGATGTGTTTGATTCAGTACTTTGCAGTATTGCTATAG